One genomic region from Sulfurimonas sp. encodes:
- a CDS encoding response regulator transcription factor, translating to MSKILFLEDDLLFGESLVDLLEENSFEVLHLRNGQDALDACFEQKFDLYLLDINVPLIDGVTLLKELREADDKTPAIFLTSHKDKEMLKNGFQSGADDYISKPFDNEELLLRINALLKRTSYLSSKCEKLLCHDEIHKRILYDEKELELSNKEYTLLVLLMSHANHTVPKELISDELWSASQMGSDGAIRVYINRIKQLLPQMQIENIRGIGYKLVS from the coding sequence TTGAGTAAGATTTTATTTTTAGAAGACGATTTACTTTTTGGTGAGAGTCTTGTTGATTTACTAGAAGAAAATAGTTTTGAAGTTTTGCATCTAAGAAATGGACAAGATGCTTTAGACGCTTGTTTTGAGCAAAAATTTGACTTATATTTGTTGGATATAAATGTTCCTCTTATTGATGGAGTTACTCTTTTAAAAGAACTTAGAGAAGCAGATGACAAAACACCAGCGATTTTTTTAACATCTCATAAAGATAAAGAGATGTTAAAAAATGGTTTTCAAAGCGGAGCTGATGATTATATCTCTAAACCATTTGATAATGAAGAGTTACTTTTACGCATAAATGCTCTACTAAAAAGGACTAGTTATTTAAGTTCAAAATGCGAAAAACTACTATGTCATGATGAAATTCATAAACGCATTTTATACGATGAGAAAGAACTTGAACTATCTAATAAAGAGTATACTCTTTTGGTTCTTTTGATGAGTCATGCAAATCATACAGTACCAAAAGAGTTGATTAGTGATGAGTTGTGGAGTGCTTCACAAATGGGAAGTGATGGAGCGATAAGAGTTTATATTAACCGTATCAAACAACTGCTTCCTCAGATGCAAATTGAAAATATTCGTGGAATAGGTTACAAACTTGTTTCGTAA
- a CDS encoding phosphomannomutase/phosphoglucomutase codes for MSIYREYDIRGIYEKELNEQSVVRIGFALASKIDGEYVSVGYDARSHSPILFEYLVHGLNAGGKKVLDMGMVPTPVNYFTNYQEWDGVTPSASIMITGSHNPSEYNGFKITIDKAPFFSDDIYALGDECSKMEFPAKVGREVTKIDAVSRYVDFLVSEFQHLKAMDTKIVYDCGNGVAGIVTEDIFSRLELKTKGLYIEPDGEFPNHHPDPSEEKNLEDVKKLLASDGDIAFAYDGDADRIAVLTHKNNIKGDMMALLYSMKMDKPTVVGEVKCSQVMYDELRRRGCKAVMYKTGHSNLKVKMKEIDADLACEVSGHVFFKNRYFGYDDAIYATLRMLELVYDGIDLDAELEKLPKVFSTEEIKVETSEEEKFKIIDAIKVLLKNPPLSFPKIKDIIEVDGVRINFENGWGLVRASNTTPVLVTRFESTSQQEALVYEKAINDLILDAQKTLLINN; via the coding sequence ATGAGCATTTACAGAGAGTACGACATCCGTGGCATCTATGAAAAAGAGTTAAATGAGCAGAGTGTTGTTCGTATTGGTTTTGCTTTGGCATCTAAGATAGATGGCGAGTATGTGTCTGTTGGTTATGACGCTAGAAGTCACTCACCTATACTTTTTGAATATTTAGTTCATGGACTAAATGCAGGTGGGAAAAAAGTTCTTGACATGGGAATGGTTCCTACTCCTGTAAACTACTTTACAAATTACCAAGAATGGGATGGAGTTACTCCAAGTGCTTCTATCATGATAACAGGTTCACATAATCCAAGTGAGTACAATGGGTTTAAAATCACAATAGACAAAGCACCATTTTTTAGTGATGATATTTATGCTCTTGGAGATGAGTGTTCTAAGATGGAGTTTCCTGCAAAAGTTGGGAGAGAAGTTACGAAGATAGATGCTGTTAGTCGTTATGTGGATTTTTTAGTATCTGAATTCCAACATTTAAAAGCGATGGATACAAAGATAGTTTATGATTGTGGAAATGGTGTTGCTGGCATTGTTACAGAGGATATATTTTCTCGCTTAGAGCTAAAAACAAAAGGTTTATATATAGAGCCAGATGGTGAGTTTCCAAATCATCACCCTGATCCATCTGAAGAAAAAAATCTAGAAGATGTTAAAAAGCTTTTGGCATCTGATGGTGATATTGCATTTGCTTATGATGGAGATGCTGACCGTATAGCAGTTTTAACTCATAAGAACAATATTAAGGGCGATATGATGGCTCTTTTGTACTCTATGAAAATGGACAAACCAACAGTTGTTGGCGAAGTGAAATGTTCGCAAGTTATGTATGATGAACTTAGAAGACGAGGGTGCAAGGCAGTAATGTATAAAACAGGACACTCAAACCTCAAAGTAAAAATGAAAGAGATAGATGCAGATTTAGCTTGTGAAGTAAGTGGACATGTCTTTTTTAAGAATCGTTACTTTGGTTATGATGACGCAATCTACGCAACTTTAAGAATGTTAGAGTTAGTGTATGATGGCATAGACCTAGATGCTGAGTTAGAAAAGCTACCAAAAGTTTTTTCAACAGAGGAGATTAAAGTAGAAACAAGCGAAGAAGAAAAGTTTAAAATCATAGATGCTATTAAAGTTTTACTTAAAAATCCACCTTTATCATTTCCAAAGATAAAAGATATTATAGAGGTAGATGGCGTTCGCATAAACTTTGAGAATGGATGGGGTTTAGTAAGAGCAAGTAATACAACTCCTGTTTTAGTGACTCGTTTTGAGTCGACTTCACAACAAGAGGCTTTAGTTTATGAAAAAGCCATAAATGACTTAATTTTAGATGCACAAAAAACTTTACTTATAAATAATTAA
- the pyrC gene encoding dihydroorotase, with protein MQTHTLLMPLDMHLHLRDGVMLENVAPLSAYSFSGAIVMPNLVPPVASLQDLQDYRARIMAAVPNDYFEPYMTLFYKNYNRAFLQSVSDEITAIKLYPAGITTNSEGGVSSFDIEEMRETLDAMSELEIPLCVHGETDGFVMDREAEFMSIYELLATNFPKLKIIMEHITTKAAVDMLDKYENLYATITVHHLLLTLDDVVGGMMMPHNFCKPIAKRPEDLDALLSVALNAHPKVMFGSDSAPHPQDKKESCGCAAGVFTAPIALQLLCEIFEQYGKLDNLQAFVSDNAQSIYGICPEFKEIVLEKRTFVIPEKYASVVPMYAGQAINWAIKSVE; from the coding sequence ATGCAAACTCATACTCTTTTAATGCCACTAGATATGCACCTTCATCTTAGAGATGGAGTAATGCTTGAAAATGTTGCACCTCTTAGTGCGTACAGCTTTAGCGGTGCTATTGTTATGCCAAATCTTGTTCCACCTGTTGCTTCATTACAAGATTTACAAGATTATAGAGCACGAATCATGGCTGCAGTGCCAAATGATTATTTTGAGCCATATATGACACTGTTTTATAAAAACTATAATAGAGCATTTTTGCAAAGTGTGTCAGATGAGATAACAGCTATAAAACTTTATCCTGCGGGGATTACTACAAACTCTGAAGGTGGAGTTTCATCTTTTGACATAGAAGAGATGCGAGAAACTTTAGATGCTATGAGCGAGTTGGAGATTCCTCTTTGTGTTCATGGTGAAACTGATGGTTTTGTTATGGATAGAGAAGCTGAGTTTATGAGTATCTATGAACTTCTTGCAACTAATTTTCCAAAGTTAAAAATTATTATGGAGCATATTACAACAAAAGCGGCAGTTGATATGTTAGACAAATATGAGAATCTTTATGCAACTATAACAGTTCATCATCTTCTTTTAACTCTTGATGATGTTGTTGGTGGAATGATGATGCCACACAACTTCTGTAAACCTATTGCAAAACGACCTGAGGATTTGGACGCACTTCTTAGCGTGGCACTTAATGCTCACCCTAAAGTTATGTTCGGTTCAGATTCAGCACCTCACCCTCAAGATAAAAAAGAGAGTTGTGGTTGTGCGGCAGGAGTTTTTACAGCACCAATCGCACTTCAACTTTTATGTGAGATATTTGAACAATATGGAAAACTTGATAATCTTCAAGCTTTTGTAAGTGATAATGCACAAAGCATCTATGGCATTTGCCCAGAATTTAAAGAAATTGTATTAGAAAAAAGAACTTTTGTTATACCTGAAAAATATGCTTCTGTTGTACCTATGTATGCAGGTCAAGCAATTAACTGGGCAATAAAGAGCGTTGAGTAA